The following DNA comes from Triticum aestivum cultivar Chinese Spring chromosome 3D, IWGSC CS RefSeq v2.1, whole genome shotgun sequence.
tttacgctttcagtttgaattttaaaacatattcgaggtggtactaaattttgtcTCTGTTGGGTTCGCCGTCGTTTTCTTACATCTGGTTCACGTGGCTGTGTGTGGGTACGAGCTTCGTGGATGGGCTTGGGCCTTACTAGCGAGAAAAAATACACACGAGCGAGCAGAATTGTAAAAGAAAAACATGCACACACGAACACGAGGGCTCGCCTTCTATCCGTACGAGTacgacgccgccgctgccgcggccGCACGCGACCTCTCCGGCCATCCGCTGATCTCCACCTCCATCGCACCGCCCCACCTCCTGCCACGCCCCGCCCCGCCTCACCGCGCGCTGCCGGCCCCCTGCCCCCCATCGTCGCACGTCGCCGGCCCTCCGCCCCTCTTTGCCGCGCGTCGCCGGACCGTCTACCGTCGCCGCGCGCTGCCACCGCCTACCCCATCAGCGCGTCTACTCCTACCCCAAGTGCCCTCACACCCGCGGCCTACCACCGCCGGCGACCCGCGGCGGCCTTCCACCGCCGGCGCCGCTCGACGCAGCGGCGACGGATCCCCCCGCCTCTGCCACCATGGCGCCATCGGGACTCCTCCTCGCTGCTTCCACCTCCACATTGATTTCCCCAACCCCGCAGGCTTCGCCTCCAGCCACTTCTTCCCGGCGCACTCTGCCCGCCGTCGGACCCATCCGCTGATCTCCACTACCCCAACACCCAATGACGATGCAATCCATGTTGGCAGAGGAGGAGGTCGTTCAATCGCCTCAACTCATGCCAAGAGCAAACTGCAATTCACCTTGGAATATGCAGTGCAAGAGAAGACACATCGAATACAGTTTGAATCAGTTCAGACAGCCAGCCGCCATTGTTGGTGAAGCTTCAGATTGAGCTGCAGTGAAGCTGCCAAGTGAAAGAACTGCAGCAGACTAGCGGCGAAGCTATTCATTTTCTCGGCACCGTGAAGTTTCATTGCCGGTCACCCCTATAGGGGCATAAGTATGTGATccagtgtccaatctttatagatAAGTCACTAGATGATTATACTAGGAATCACTTAGGATATTAGTATATTTTTAGTTATGCTATCATATGGGCTATCCACAGCTTATTGTCAGATCTAATTAAACCAGAAGAAAATCTACTTAATATATGTTTGGCTATGCGATTTCAAATTACTTTGTTTCCGGTAAAAATACCACATTACTAACATATTTTGTGATGTTTCCCATAGTTCTTTGCCTTCATGAAACAACATATGGGTGAGGCAATATATTTTCCTGTCTATATATCGGCGTCTCTGTTTTTAAAAATTGGCATTGAGGATCCCTTTTACATGTTTTTTCTACACCCTGCTGGGAGCTGAATTGCCTTTCCTATATATGAACAGATGGCAAGACATTCAAAGCATGGTTCCTCGCATCTGAGCGACAGTTTTTATGCCCTATGCCCTTGTCCGTCTCACATATCTACCTTGTATCTACAGGAAAATATATATTTTCTTTCTACTGCTAAGGCAATCTATCTACACGTAATCTATGGATTCTTTGTAGTTCAAATGGACTAATCTATATATTATTTATGCAGTACTGTTTATTAAGTTAAAGGTACCCTTTCTAGAGAGTGAAAACTGGTGTAGGGCAGGTTATATGGGTAGCAATGGCTTATATCCCTAATTATATTCGATTTTCTGGTTGTACGCAATTCGCTTTCCTCATAGGCAGAAGTAATGGCTGAGCTAAGTTAACGGCTACATGTTCCAGAACAAATTGGATCTGCAGTGTGTAGATCGATTGATGATATTTATTCTACTTTTAGAGAAAGGACTAAGCCCAACTTTTAATACAAAGCTTTGAAAGATTCTGATATTGCTGGGCCAGAAGCGAACAAGTGCCATGCATGGTGAACTGTCGCTAACTTCAGAAGATGGTAAGGTTGCATATGGCTGGAGCAACCTTCTCTTCAAATTTTCGGAATTATTTACCCTTTTTCTCTGTAGGTTCTATATTCAAATTCTCTTAATTATTCTTCACCCATTTTTTTCCTCTGCAGTTTCCATCCTTTTGAAAGCTCCTTTTGTTCTGTATGAGCCTAACCTGAAAATATATACGGTTATATATTGTCAGTATTTTCCTTTTTCCATACCTCATGGTTATTCGCTTCTGTTAGCTAGATGCATGTGCTTCAGTTATAGGAATTGCATGCCTTCTACGATTATGTCGTTGTTATTGGCTTGCGAAACATGCATAAGACTGTACCTATGGATAAAAATTACCCTACAAACTCCAACATTGAAAATACAGACTGGCTGGCATGAAAGTTTGAGAAATGCAGCAAGTGAATGACCTTGATTTGCATATTCGAGTGCAGGATTTAGTAGAGCTGGAGGTGTACCAGCTGTTTGAGGGATATCAGGTGTCATCTACTGCATGTgaggctgtttatttccttcatgTCATTCAATTTTGTCACCGGGGCCTCTTACGCCTACTCACTAGGTAAATAACTCTGTATCCTCAAACTCTCTCCACTgatagaaaaaagccctttagtcccggttcgcaaaggcctttagtcccggctgtgcaaccgggactaaatatgcgcgactaaaaacccccccctttagtcgcgcctcttacaaACCGCGaccgtggctaaccgggactaaaggcccgtccacgtgggcgccaggggtccgtcggggcggaggacctttagtcccggttctcgtggctaactgggaggtttagggttttagcccccctaaacctggtttctttttaatttgtagtgttttatttttttttattttattttgtgttttattttaattttgatgaagtttcagtacacatattctacgctactatatacatgcatatgaaatttcaaacaagaagaattcaagaggaatatataatatatattcaatctcgggtgaccatatacaacttcgaacaagtttccatacacaattaggatggatgaccatatacaacttcgaacaagtttcaatctcgggtatgcatataaatttcttcgtcctcggtatagtgttctcctttaggattgatgacttccctcatgaaaaatcctgctaattcttcttgaattggtcggaagcgagcttctggactaagcctcctccgcaagttatctgtcgcgttccgcacgctatccgatgccttccgctcagaggtgtgtctccggatgttctcacaaacatagtatccacatagattggtccccggtggctgcttatccacattaactaaccttctaaaatctagctcatgtttgaattcaccgacaatttcttctgagaaccgactccaaaccctacagggcaaagaaaattaaatgaacaagggagttattagttacttgatattaggaaatgaatgaAAGAGACCGAttgatatagagctcaaatgattgaaaataattacttttgcagcatttttctcatgtcggcccaacgctttggatccgaatccatagagtccatgattagaactctggaggtgtgaagttcaatatttagcagaatccagtggaacctgcggacacgttacatgcacagtcatgcataactcatcgattagacataccatgcatggagtaaacaaaagagaatgggcacaagagagaaacactcacccaaaatggtaaggaaatagaatatgacttttgagttgatgctttctaagaaacttgtacaagtctttctccacgtcttcggggtgattttgtaacacatgtccattaacgatatgtgggttaATGagcccaacatcatggatgtttcttattttgcattcccaaatcttcaatctgcataatagcgtacgcaacaatatagttaggacaatatatatatatatagtgcaggcaatgaagaacgagatgaggtagaaataaatcactcacagaacgtagcaactcagcatagatttgtcgaggtcgcgcagattgaatagctggaacaattcactcatatgaacttgtacagagtaccgtttggtgtgatgctcctctgtaacatccgcataaacatattctttgtcggcccatgttatgaattgcttgtaccaacgtagcagatttcgcatttgtggtggtagactcttttcctgcgcaggctcgacgagaggcccattccgcacatgttgtaatgctatctcacatactggcgcatcctcaaggcctaagaaggcacgaagagtcaaacccatctcggacgcttgtttcatggcactcgctacagtcaatccaagtgctgccgcagctgctatgatctcggggtcctcttccggactggctttcactatgagcggggggatcgattgttttttctgcatcccgagctggtcaacttgtttcccgctttttttactttcttctttctcctccttcaatatttttgcttgcctacgaagttcatgtccatagtcgtcaggcatattcagctcggcttgggacggtgtcgtcaaaaaatccttagcccacttcttttgcttctcagtgaatacttgcttgggctcaggctattttatcgccttcatatccgccttccatttctcataatcagcagacgcggccaatttggtttcagcttcactaagttcccaaggccttgggaggagaggcttcagtgatggctccggtacccttgtggtcttaggtacataagggtccgggttaatagtccaggagcgggtttccttgctgtccgcctgcttctgcttcttcgccggaggtggattggggggcgtcgtacccgccggaggaggattggggggcgtcgtacccgccggaggttgtggatcgggggacggcgtcgaatggcgtgaaggaggtgtaggtgaaccaccacgaccaccaccaccgccaccaccgccaccaccaccaccaccaccaccatcggagaggggtggacttgctagccttggcgcctcgcctggaaacactatgtacttctttttccatagaatgatctggcgcttgacatctccaagtcttctctccccttcgggtgtaggtttgtcaatctccaggtcttcaaactcttggactatgtcttccaccgtgacacgagcatagccatatgcaatggggttgttgtggtggagtgctccaggtgtacagggtaaagcactgccgctagctaccttcgtggaaacgttccccacgggataatgcagatcacattctttcatctcctttacatcatccacggggtagtgaggctccggtgcacgaatctcgattatcggtgcactagcaccaggcggggcatccgtggaagccacgctgcttctccgctgctggcttccgcgatccgcttcatgatcttcatgcggccctgcagccgatttttcttttagtttgaatttaaaacatatacgcgaggtggtactaattcgggGAACCACGTACCACGTCGTGTGCATCGAACGATGCCCGCCCGTGCGCTTCGGCCCAGTAATTCAGGCCCACATATCCCGTTTGAGCGCAGCCAGCAGCAAAGAAtcgcgaggcgacggcgacggcgacgacgacggtgcAGGCGCAGCCAGGACTCGACGCACGCGAGTGGGACGAGGCGGCGTACCGGCAGGGCATCCTGCGGGAGCGCGACCTCTCCTGCCGCACCCTCTTCCGCGCCGTCTTCTACGACCACCGCGACGAACCCGACCCGCACGTCCTCCTCGCCGCTGCCTCCAGCGACGGTCCTTCTCGCTGTCTTCCTGcatctcctcctccgcctccgcccacGGCGCCCCCCAGTTTTCGCCTCACCCCTCCCCTTCTCCCCCACTCCCTACTCTATTCTGTGCAGAGGCCCTCTCTCTCCCGTACGAGGACACGAGACGCCCCGACGGTAGGGTTcccttcgccgccgcgccgccgcgccgccgcttcCGGCAGCCCTCGTCACCATCTTCCGTCCCCAATCGCCGTTGTAGTCCTCCCCCGCTGGTAAATAGCCTTGACGGAGCCCTAGCCACCGGCTCCCTGGAGCACGGCGCCCGCCGATATACACGATGGAGCGCCCGTGGACGTCCTGATCGTGGGCGAGGACCCCGCCGAGGCGACTAACCTCGCCACCGCGCGACTCCCCCAGCATCTCTGCCATCGCCTCACGCGGCTCCCCCAGCATCTCTGCCATCGCCTCGCGCTGCCGTGCGCAAGGACCAAGGATGCCACCGGCTCTCCTTGATATCTCTGTCTCCACTCCCCCGAGGTGCGAGGCCTTCGCCGGCGTCAAAGCCACTGCCGGGCGGGACGCGCAGGCGCCCGAGGGGCGCGGCGCTCCTCTCCTGGTGCGGCGCCCAAGGgaaggaggaggggatcgagctgCCAGCACACCACCCGCCGTTCGCCCCTGGTCCAGACTCCAGACTTTGTCGGAACTGTCGATTCTGCACTAGGTATTCACTGAAGCAAACCTTGCAATTTCCTGATATATCTTCATGGTTGTTGAAGCCAAGCTCGCATCTCATGATTCTCATCTGCTTTTTAATTACGCCCTATCCCAACCTGAAAATTCCTATTTATATGACTAATGAAACCCGTGTCAAGACTCAAGACTAAGTATGTACGAACAATTTTGCAAAATTTACTTTCTGTAACTGATGGTCTGAAGTAGTGTCTTGTACGTGGTTAGATAATGCAGTGGGGAATTTTTCTCATGTACAACCTATATATCAGAAAATGTTGCGCTTGGAATGATCTGTGCCAGTTATTAGTGTTTGTGGTCATGTGTTTCCTGTAGATCAAATATCTATTTATAATTTTGGATCAGTATACGAGCTTTGAAATTCAGAATTGCATTTACTGTTTTTCTTTTTGGCGCAGAAAG
Coding sequences within:
- the LOC123077928 gene encoding vegetative cell wall protein gp1, yielding MHTRTRGLAFYPYEYDAAAAAAARDLSGHPLISTSIAPPHLLPRPAPPHRALPAPCPPSSHVAGPPPLFAARRRTVYRRRALPPPTPSARLLLPQVPSHPRPTTAGDPRRPSTAGAARRSGDGSPRLCHHGAIGTPPRCFHLHIDFPNPAGFASSHFFPAHSARRRTHPLISTTPTPNDDAIHVGRGGGRSIASTHAKSKLQFTLEYAVQEKTHRIQFESVQTASRHCW